In Fibrobacter sp. UWR3, one DNA window encodes the following:
- a CDS encoding metalloregulator ArsR/SmtB family transcription factor, giving the protein MQREPITPTMDLFGAISDEMRLKILMLLDIAEFTVNEIKDILDIHQSNASRHLSKLSACGLLKDRRDGIKAYYRLSEELLLSNRVLSVIRDAYGELPDKDILRCRAEQVLEERTDQTKGQIHKLNQAGGSLKAQISLFSKLMIPFENAVDIGCGEGGDLSLMLASRCKNVTSLDYDPKVISGLTKILKQKGIKNITPKVADMTKTGLPDDYADLVLMSQVLHHATDPRLALKEAVRILKPGGTLAFLDLAQHKEESFRTTHGHIWLGFDRGQLEFFMKEFNCKILESEIIPSENEVDKKLPVICMILTKD; this is encoded by the coding sequence ATGCAACGCGAACCGATTACCCCGACGATGGATTTGTTCGGCGCCATTTCCGACGAGATGCGCCTCAAGATTCTGATGCTCCTCGACATTGCGGAATTTACCGTCAACGAAATCAAGGATATTCTCGACATCCACCAGAGCAACGCGAGCCGCCACCTCTCGAAGCTTTCCGCCTGCGGCCTCCTCAAGGACAGGCGCGATGGCATCAAGGCCTACTACCGCCTGAGCGAAGAACTCCTGCTCAGCAACCGCGTGCTTTCCGTAATCCGCGACGCCTACGGCGAACTTCCCGACAAGGATATCCTGCGTTGCCGTGCCGAACAGGTGCTCGAAGAACGCACCGACCAGACCAAGGGGCAAATCCACAAGCTGAACCAGGCGGGCGGAAGCCTCAAGGCGCAAATCAGCCTGTTCAGCAAGCTCATGATACCTTTTGAGAACGCGGTCGATATCGGCTGCGGCGAAGGCGGCGACCTCTCGCTCATGCTCGCAAGCCGCTGCAAGAACGTCACCTCGCTCGACTACGACCCGAAGGTCATCAGCGGGCTTACGAAAATCCTGAAGCAGAAAGGCATCAAGAACATCACGCCGAAAGTCGCCGACATGACAAAGACAGGCCTCCCCGACGACTACGCCGACCTCGTGCTCATGAGCCAGGTGTTGCACCACGCGACAGACCCGCGACTCGCCCTCAAGGAGGCAGTACGCATCCTGAAGCCGGGTGGAACACTTGCGTTCCTCGACCTCGCACAGCACAAGGAAGAATCCTTCCGTACCACGCACGGCCACATCTGGCTGGGCTTTGACCGCGGCCAGCTCGAGTTCTTCATGAAGGAATTCAACTGCAAGATTCTCGAAAGCGAAATCATCCCGAGCGAGAACGAGGTGGACAAGAAACTCCCCGTCATCTGCATGATTTTGACGAAGGATTAA
- a CDS encoding phosphatase PAP2 family protein, with protein MALAVAGVAAPSGEPAPMPSGVPAPMPADKGGAGTRHYVLTLEKDLPLTFFAAFGSIYGNYRLSHMAVTAREDLPAREDLLPWDRAVMGRYNKMVDDVSDWFAVLGAMPLALGAASWYRGDACGRDLAVYSLMFAQALALQSALNLTFRSMKFWPRPYIYAEDGAGARAAESAEGEAYGSFFSGHASAAFTVAVFTGEWFSEMYPNSAYRPLVWAGTLSLAGFVGALRIAAGKHYPSDVVVGALAGTGISLAVIRLHKKSVRFGPVALSGLWAGPASAGAAFAF; from the coding sequence GTGGCGCTGGCTGTGGCTGGCGTGGCCGCTCCTTCGGGTGAACCTGCGCCGATGCCTTCGGGTGTGCCTGCCCCGATGCCTGCTGATAAGGGTGGCGCCGGGACCCGCCACTACGTGCTTACGCTCGAAAAAGACCTGCCGCTCACGTTCTTTGCCGCCTTCGGGAGCATCTACGGTAATTACAGGCTTTCGCACATGGCGGTGACGGCCCGCGAGGACTTGCCGGCGCGTGAAGATCTTTTGCCCTGGGACCGCGCCGTTATGGGCCGCTACAACAAGATGGTCGATGACGTGAGCGACTGGTTTGCCGTACTCGGGGCGATGCCGCTTGCTTTGGGGGCAGCGTCGTGGTACCGGGGCGATGCCTGCGGGCGCGACCTTGCCGTATATTCCCTTATGTTTGCGCAGGCGCTTGCCTTGCAGAGTGCGCTAAACCTTACGTTTAGGTCCATGAAGTTCTGGCCTCGCCCTTACATTTATGCCGAGGATGGGGCGGGGGCGCGGGCTGCGGAAAGTGCCGAGGGCGAGGCCTACGGGAGCTTTTTTAGCGGGCATGCCTCGGCGGCGTTTACGGTAGCCGTGTTTACGGGCGAGTGGTTCTCGGAAATGTACCCGAATTCAGCCTACAGGCCGCTTGTGTGGGCGGGCACGCTCTCGCTGGCGGGCTTTGTGGGCGCGCTCCGTATCGCGGCAGGCAAGCACTACCCGAGTGACGTGGTTGTGGGGGCGCTCGCGGGTACCGGGATAAGCCTTGCTGTCATAAGGCTACACAAAAAATCGGTACGATTTGGCCCGGTCGCTCTCTCCGGGCTCTGGGCCGGGCCCGCCTCCGCCGGCGCCGCTTTCGCGTTCTAA
- a CDS encoding FISUMP domain-containing protein: MFRFVGRVAVALLIVAEFSLADTVIKDNRDGKMYKTLASGNLNWFTDNLSYRKLVSFTDNGGAPYYKQSTWKAACPVGTHVPDIQEWTLFAKDRFTGPRKLSNVKSFAGKTRGFYGSEDAKKIQGKDAAYFAVSDPNGVRAMMLDVKRGNAKMVELPAGAITTVRCVSERNFYAEKNVDEKKMILTDPRDGKNYKVELRDNRLWMVTNLKFSLTSARQCLLEDTTFCKKFGRFYNYNDAKKACPAGWHLPDDGEWRDFQKDREKLNWETIGRGGCKDWDGYCNSELTGHYWSSTSIMKNTGRSWEFRRQAKSIDRTDQNVQKGLYVRCVTELN; encoded by the coding sequence ATGTTTAGATTTGTTGGCCGTGTGGCTGTGGCCTTGCTTATTGTTGCAGAATTTTCGCTTGCGGATACCGTAATCAAGGATAACCGCGACGGCAAAATGTACAAGACTCTTGCGTCGGGCAATTTGAACTGGTTTACCGACAATCTCTCTTACAGAAAACTGGTCTCGTTTACTGATAATGGCGGAGCGCCGTATTACAAGCAGTCAACCTGGAAAGCTGCATGCCCGGTCGGGACCCACGTGCCCGATATTCAGGAATGGACCCTTTTTGCGAAGGACCGCTTTACCGGCCCCCGTAAGCTTTCGAACGTGAAGTCCTTTGCGGGCAAGACGCGCGGTTTTTACGGCAGCGAAGATGCAAAGAAAATTCAGGGTAAGGATGCCGCCTATTTTGCGGTGAGTGACCCCAATGGCGTGCGCGCGATGATGCTCGACGTGAAGCGCGGTAATGCGAAAATGGTGGAACTCCCGGCGGGCGCAATCACTACGGTGCGTTGCGTGAGCGAGAGAAACTTCTACGCCGAAAAGAACGTGGACGAGAAGAAGATGATTCTTACCGACCCGCGTGACGGCAAGAACTACAAGGTGGAACTCCGCGACAACAGGCTCTGGATGGTGACGAACCTCAAGTTCAGCCTAACGAGCGCAAGGCAGTGCCTGCTCGAAGACACCACGTTCTGCAAGAAGTTTGGGCGTTTCTACAACTACAACGACGCCAAGAAGGCATGCCCCGCGGGCTGGCACCTGCCCGATGACGGCGAGTGGCGTGACTTTCAGAAGGACCGTGAAAAGCTCAACTGGGAAACCATCGGTCGCGGCGGTTGCAAGGACTGGGACGGTTACTGCAACAGCGAACTGACCGGGCACTACTGGTCCTCGACTTCCATCATGAAAAATACCGGACGTTCCTGGGAATTCAGGCGGCAGGCCAAGAGCATTGACCGTACCGACCAGAATGTGCAGAAAGGTCTTTATGTTAGATGCGTAACGGAGCTAAACTGA
- a CDS encoding CAP domain-containing protein, which yields MCAAIAVAAFFTAGCSDDSSASCAGSCVDSGDTIDIPIPGGDTEGGTGDGSESAEAKSSSSVKTPASSAGETAPESSSAGESPAASSTADPVSSAAEPASSDSKPASSETASEDWRDYCLEVVNAKRATEDLPPLVRATEEREKCVVTQAADDMAANKGHANFGDCGEFAQNSGPNVQTQYYSTEKKIVDTYVNMMWDDEKKLVTSGERDPDSKDDYPYIGHYLNMKNTKYKSLACGIAYSTDGKKAWFNMNFY from the coding sequence ATGTGCGCTGCGATTGCGGTCGCGGCTTTCTTTACGGCGGGCTGTTCCGACGATTCCTCGGCGAGCTGTGCCGGGAGTTGCGTCGATAGCGGCGATACCATAGATATTCCCATTCCGGGTGGTGATACCGAGGGCGGTACCGGCGACGGTTCCGAATCGGCTGAAGCGAAATCGAGTTCAAGCGTCAAGACGCCTGCGAGCAGTGCGGGCGAAACGGCTCCCGAAAGTTCATCTGCCGGTGAGTCGCCTGCGGCATCGAGCACGGCTGATCCCGTGTCTAGTGCGGCGGAACCCGCTTCAAGCGATAGCAAACCCGCAAGTTCCGAGACCGCATCGGAAGACTGGCGCGACTACTGCCTGGAGGTGGTGAACGCGAAGCGCGCGACGGAAGACCTGCCGCCCCTGGTGCGCGCGACGGAAGAACGCGAAAAATGCGTGGTGACACAGGCTGCAGACGACATGGCTGCGAACAAGGGTCACGCGAATTTCGGTGACTGTGGCGAGTTTGCCCAGAACTCTGGCCCGAACGTTCAGACGCAGTACTACAGTACCGAGAAGAAGATTGTCGATACCTACGTGAACATGATGTGGGATGACGAGAAGAAGCTCGTGACCAGCGGGGAACGTGACCCGGACAGCAAGGACGACTACCCCTACATCGGGCACTACCTGAACATGAAGAACACGAAGTACAAGTCGCTCGCCTGCGGGATAGCCTACAGTACGGACGGCAAGAAGGCGTGGTTCAACATGAACTTTTACTAA
- the fusA gene encoding elongation factor G, protein MKNIEKHRNIGISAHIDSGKTTLTERILYFTKRIHAIHEVRGKDGVGATMDSMELERERGITIQSAATFANWTHTKSGEQDSINIIDTPGHVDFTIEVERSLRVLDGAILVLTGVEGVQSQSITVDRQMKRYHVPRVVFVNKCDRSGANPLRVAVMLKEKLNHKPCVMQIPIGLEDQLKGVVDLVEMKAYYFEGANGDDMIEKEIPAELVDQANEYREKLIDCCADYSDEIMEKAMEGQYGVDQIDKALIKKTIREATIRLDITPVFMGSAHKNIGVQKLLDGVIDYLPCPTDVENKALDLDNNEAEVVLKSDDNAPLVCYAFKLVNDRYGQLTYVRVYQGTLKKGDMITNMATGKKVSVGRLVRMHADEMVDITEAGAGDIVALFGIDCASGTTFTDGKNHYNMTSMHVPNPVIELVIEAKNRDDLDNMSKALNRFTKEDPTFQVEVNKESGETIIKGMGELHLDVYIERMRREYKVDVQTGAPQVAYRETITREAKFEYTHKKQTGGSGQFAKMSGVMRPMPVEGDQEKVYNFVNSVVGGRIPKEYIPSCDKGFQSCMQAGSLIGFPVVGIEMEVQDGAFHPVDSSDMAFQICARMAFREAFAKAGPQILEPIMKVEIATPTEFQGNVVGNVSQRRGTITGTSEELGTTTITAEVPLSEMFGYATDLRSMTQGKAEFTMEFAKYAPVPRNIQEELIKKYGDKVNQRG, encoded by the coding sequence ATGAAAAACATAGAAAAGCACAGAAATATCGGTATTTCTGCCCACATCGACTCCGGTAAGACTACCCTTACCGAACGTATCCTCTACTTCACAAAGCGTATCCACGCTATCCACGAAGTTCGTGGTAAAGACGGCGTCGGTGCCACGATGGACTCCATGGAACTTGAACGCGAACGCGGCATCACGATTCAGTCTGCCGCTACGTTCGCAAACTGGACCCACACCAAGAGCGGTGAACAGGACTCCATCAACATCATCGATACCCCGGGGCACGTGGACTTCACTATCGAAGTGGAACGTTCTCTCCGTGTGTTGGACGGTGCTATCCTCGTTCTGACCGGTGTGGAAGGCGTCCAGTCCCAGTCTATTACCGTTGACCGCCAGATGAAGCGCTACCATGTGCCGCGCGTCGTGTTCGTCAACAAGTGCGACCGCTCCGGTGCAAACCCGCTCCGCGTGGCCGTGATGCTCAAGGAAAAGCTCAACCACAAGCCCTGCGTGATGCAGATTCCTATCGGTCTCGAAGACCAACTGAAGGGCGTGGTCGACCTCGTCGAAATGAAGGCCTACTACTTCGAAGGCGCCAACGGCGACGACATGATCGAAAAGGAAATCCCGGCCGAACTCGTCGACCAGGCTAACGAATACCGCGAAAAGCTCATCGACTGCTGCGCTGACTACAGCGACGAAATCATGGAAAAGGCCATGGAAGGCCAGTACGGTGTGGACCAGATCGACAAGGCCCTCATCAAGAAGACCATCCGCGAAGCCACCATCCGCCTCGACATCACCCCGGTGTTCATGGGTTCTGCCCACAAGAACATTGGCGTGCAGAAGCTCCTCGACGGTGTTATCGACTACCTCCCGTGCCCGACCGACGTTGAAAACAAGGCCCTCGACCTCGACAACAACGAAGCCGAAGTCGTTCTCAAGAGCGACGACAACGCACCGCTCGTCTGCTACGCGTTCAAGCTCGTGAACGACCGCTACGGCCAGCTCACCTACGTCCGCGTGTACCAGGGCACCCTCAAGAAGGGCGACATGATCACCAACATGGCCACCGGCAAGAAGGTGTCCGTGGGCCGTCTCGTGCGTATGCACGCCGACGAAATGGTGGACATCACCGAAGCCGGCGCCGGCGACATCGTTGCACTGTTCGGTATCGACTGCGCTTCCGGTACGACCTTCACCGACGGCAAGAACCACTACAACATGACTTCCATGCACGTGCCGAACCCCGTGATTGAGCTCGTGATCGAAGCCAAGAACCGTGACGACCTGGACAACATGTCCAAGGCCCTCAACCGCTTCACGAAGGAAGACCCGACCTTCCAGGTCGAAGTCAACAAGGAATCCGGCGAAACCATCATCAAGGGCATGGGCGAACTTCACCTCGACGTGTACATCGAACGTATGCGCCGCGAATACAAGGTGGACGTGCAGACCGGTGCTCCGCAGGTGGCCTACCGCGAAACCATTACCCGCGAAGCCAAGTTCGAATACACCCACAAGAAGCAGACCGGTGGTTCGGGTCAGTTCGCTAAGATGTCCGGCGTGATGCGCCCGATGCCTGTCGAAGGCGACCAGGAAAAGGTCTACAACTTCGTGAACTCCGTCGTCGGCGGCCGTATTCCTAAGGAATACATCCCGTCTTGCGACAAGGGCTTCCAGAGCTGCATGCAGGCCGGTTCCCTCATCGGCTTCCCGGTCGTGGGTATCGAAATGGAAGTTCAGGACGGTGCGTTCCACCCGGTGGACTCCTCTGACATGGCGTTCCAGATTTGTGCCCGTATGGCCTTCCGCGAAGCTTTCGCCAAGGCTGGCCCCCAGATTCTCGAACCGATCATGAAGGTCGAAATCGCCACCCCGACCGAATTCCAGGGCAACGTTGTGGGTAACGTCTCCCAGCGTCGCGGTACCATCACCGGTACGAGCGAAGAACTCGGCACGACGACCATCACCGCCGAAGTTCCGCTTTCCGAAATGTTCGGTTACGCTACCGACCTCCGCTCCATGACTCAGGGCAAGGCCGAGTTCACCATGGAATTTGCAAAGTACGCTCCGGTGCCGCGCAACATCCAGGAAGAACTCATCAAGAAGTACGGCGACAAGGTTAACCAGAGAGGTTAA
- a CDS encoding EcsC family protein, with protein MSESKNETMDKLKEKAINIIFDLITNIPDSLHVSAIDPENRANMLTQQAAFKAATVSATLSIPAGFTGILTAIPDIAAIWRIQAQLVADIAASYGKIALLTREAMVWCLFRHSAAQLLRDVAVRTGSRIVVQKLSTTALKKIVEKIGIKISSKFVSKSLLRAIPAIGAIGNGAYAYLDTKEVGKTAIAYFKALADQDGKDIADAEVVDADSAAEQGSKEQGADS; from the coding sequence ATGTCCGAAAGCAAGAACGAGACCATGGATAAACTGAAGGAAAAGGCCATCAATATCATTTTTGACCTGATTACAAACATTCCGGACTCCCTGCACGTTTCGGCAATCGACCCCGAGAACCGCGCGAACATGCTCACCCAGCAGGCGGCGTTCAAGGCGGCGACCGTCAGCGCGACGCTCTCTATCCCGGCAGGCTTCACGGGCATCCTCACAGCCATTCCCGACATTGCCGCCATCTGGCGCATACAGGCGCAGCTCGTTGCAGATATCGCCGCAAGCTACGGGAAAATTGCCCTCCTGACCCGAGAGGCGATGGTCTGGTGCCTGTTCCGACACAGTGCGGCACAGCTCCTGCGCGATGTCGCTGTCCGTACCGGGAGCCGCATCGTGGTACAGAAGCTTTCCACCACCGCCCTCAAGAAGATTGTCGAAAAAATCGGCATCAAGATTTCTTCCAAGTTCGTAAGCAAGTCGCTCCTGCGGGCAATCCCCGCGATAGGCGCCATCGGGAACGGTGCGTACGCGTACTTAGACACGAAGGAAGTCGGCAAGACCGCCATCGCCTATTTCAAGGCGCTCGCCGACCAGGACGGCAAGGACATCGCCGATGCCGAAGTCGTTGACGCCGATAGCGCCGCAGAACAAGGCTCCAAAGAACAGGGCGCAGACTCCTAA
- the map gene encoding type I methionyl aminopeptidase: MAKIKVKSAKEIELIRDAGALAAETLIRAGEMCKPGVSTLEIDEFIGDYTRQHKGISACMGYHGYPRYACISINEVVCHGIPNAQTILKDGDIVNIDITTILSGYHGDTSAMFCVGKVSSLAQELVDTAKFCMEEGIRAAGEPGARFSDIGCAIQDIADEHDFSVVEDYCGHGIGRGFHEEPTVLHFRNSERTPYIEVGNVFTVEPMINVGRPGTKTLKDGWTAVTRDGSLSAQWEHTIVRTKEGIEILTLPR, translated from the coding sequence ATGGCAAAAATCAAGGTTAAATCCGCAAAGGAAATCGAACTCATCCGCGATGCCGGCGCACTTGCCGCCGAAACGCTTATCCGCGCGGGCGAAATGTGCAAGCCGGGCGTTTCGACACTCGAAATCGACGAGTTCATCGGCGACTACACCCGCCAACACAAGGGTATTTCGGCCTGCATGGGCTACCACGGCTACCCGCGCTACGCCTGCATCAGCATCAACGAGGTCGTTTGCCACGGCATCCCGAACGCGCAGACCATCCTCAAGGACGGCGACATCGTGAACATTGACATCACGACCATCCTTTCGGGCTACCACGGCGATACATCCGCCATGTTCTGCGTCGGCAAGGTTTCTAGCCTCGCGCAGGAACTCGTCGATACGGCAAAGTTCTGCATGGAAGAAGGCATCCGCGCGGCAGGCGAACCGGGTGCGCGATTCTCCGACATCGGTTGCGCCATCCAGGACATCGCCGACGAGCACGACTTCAGCGTGGTGGAAGACTACTGCGGGCACGGTATCGGGCGCGGTTTCCACGAGGAACCGACCGTTCTCCATTTCCGCAATTCCGAGCGCACGCCCTACATCGAGGTGGGCAACGTGTTCACGGTGGAACCCATGATCAACGTGGGCCGTCCGGGCACCAAGACCCTCAAGGATGGCTGGACGGCAGTCACCCGCGACGGCAGCCTCAGCGCCCAGTGGGAACATACCATCGTCAGAACAAAAGAAGGCATCGAGATTCTTACCTTGCCCAGGTAA
- a CDS encoding DEAD/DEAH box helicase, whose protein sequence is MSDIIAEEKKEEVNPFLTPVNIIEPEHKLPDYTFDMLPEEQKKVLAEHGWTQLMPVQRKTIPYMLAARDMLVQSKTGSGKTGAYVLPLLQVIVRDHIFPQALILVPTRELCIQVQDEIEKLAKGTGIRSVAIFGGVSYEPQLRALKNGVHIIVATPGRLMDHVQRGNVDFLDIRDLVLDEADEMLSMGFYPDMQKIRKYLPKMISCTMFSATIPQTVKSLAREFQRPSAEFLSLSYDKVIANNLEHRWYPCDVMDKDSMTIKVLEYYNPDSCMIFCNKKSDVSYLEQVLSGYGFKVGALSGDVAQAMREKTLNAFRDKKLRILICTDVAARGIDVDHVTHVIVYDHPADHEVYVHRSGRTARAGRSGLCISLITPVEEIEIKQTAADFGINFIKMEPLTNEEIAKKVSDRTRVSLEQEKNHFGGQKATERISRMLPLVKELANGPVEDQMLLAYLVDRFAWKKA, encoded by the coding sequence ATGAGCGATATTATAGCAGAAGAAAAGAAAGAAGAAGTCAATCCGTTCCTTACCCCGGTCAATATCATCGAACCGGAACACAAGCTCCCCGACTACACATTTGACATGCTCCCCGAAGAACAGAAGAAGGTTCTCGCGGAACACGGCTGGACGCAGCTCATGCCGGTCCAGAGAAAGACAATCCCCTACATGCTCGCCGCCCGCGATATGCTGGTGCAGTCCAAGACGGGCTCGGGCAAAACAGGCGCCTACGTGCTCCCGCTTTTGCAGGTCATCGTTCGTGACCACATATTCCCGCAGGCCCTGATTCTCGTGCCGACGCGCGAGCTCTGCATCCAGGTGCAGGACGAAATCGAGAAACTCGCGAAGGGTACGGGTATCCGCTCGGTCGCCATCTTCGGCGGCGTGAGTTACGAACCGCAGCTCAGGGCCCTCAAGAACGGTGTGCATATCATCGTCGCCACCCCGGGCCGCCTCATGGACCACGTGCAGCGCGGGAACGTCGACTTCCTCGACATCCGCGACCTCGTGCTCGACGAAGCCGACGAAATGCTCTCGATGGGTTTCTACCCCGACATGCAGAAAATCCGCAAGTACCTGCCCAAGATGATTTCTTGCACCATGTTCAGTGCCACCATCCCGCAGACGGTGAAGAGCCTCGCCCGCGAGTTCCAGCGCCCGAGCGCCGAATTCCTTTCGCTCAGCTACGACAAGGTGATTGCGAACAACCTGGAGCACCGCTGGTACCCCTGCGACGTGATGGACAAGGATTCCATGACCATCAAGGTGCTGGAATACTACAACCCCGACAGTTGCATGATTTTCTGCAACAAGAAGAGCGACGTGAGCTACCTGGAACAGGTGCTTTCGGGCTACGGATTCAAGGTGGGCGCCCTCAGTGGCGACGTGGCGCAGGCCATGCGCGAAAAGACGCTGAACGCCTTCCGCGACAAGAAGCTCCGCATTCTCATCTGCACCGACGTTGCCGCCCGCGGTATCGATGTGGACCACGTGACCCACGTGATTGTGTACGACCACCCGGCCGACCACGAGGTGTACGTGCACCGCAGCGGGCGCACCGCCCGTGCCGGCCGTAGCGGGCTCTGCATTTCGCTCATCACTCCGGTCGAAGAAATCGAAATCAAGCAGACCGCGGCGGACTTCGGCATCAACTTCATCAAGATGGAACCGCTCACGAACGAGGAAATCGCGAAGAAGGTGAGCGACCGCACCCGCGTGAGTCTCGAACAGGAAAAGAACCACTTCGGAGGCCAGAAGGCTACCGAACGCATCAGCCGCATGCTCCCGCTCGTGAAGGAACTCGCGAACGGCCCCGTGGAAGACCAGATGCTGCTCGCATACCTCGTCGACCGATTTGCATGGAAGAAGGCATAA
- the pyrE gene encoding orotate phosphoribosyltransferase: MNIKDQFVHFLVEAGALKFGNFVTKSGRETPYFINTGEFRTGATLSKLAEYYASTYMLHFNGKAQNLYGPAYKGIPLCAATAMKLSDVYGQNLTFTYNRKEVKDHGEGGSLVGYKYAEKTNVVIIEDVITAGTSVNETMQALSQIENANVIGLLISVDRKEKLENGKSALQTVQDEYGIEAHSIIGINDIIAFLEKEENRKAINAPEGILERVHAYREKWGAK, translated from the coding sequence ATGAACATTAAAGATCAATTCGTACATTTTCTCGTTGAAGCCGGCGCCCTCAAGTTCGGCAACTTCGTGACCAAGAGCGGTCGCGAGACCCCGTATTTCATCAATACCGGAGAGTTCCGCACTGGGGCCACACTCTCAAAACTCGCCGAATACTACGCGAGCACCTACATGCTCCACTTCAACGGCAAGGCCCAGAACCTCTACGGCCCGGCCTACAAGGGCATCCCGCTCTGTGCCGCCACCGCCATGAAGCTCAGTGACGTGTATGGCCAGAATCTCACGTTCACCTACAACCGCAAGGAAGTCAAGGACCACGGTGAAGGCGGTTCGCTCGTCGGCTACAAGTACGCCGAAAAGACGAACGTCGTGATTATCGAGGACGTGATTACCGCGGGCACCAGCGTGAACGAGACGATGCAGGCGCTTTCCCAGATTGAAAACGCGAACGTCATCGGCCTCCTCATTTCTGTCGACCGCAAGGAAAAACTCGAGAACGGCAAGTCCGCACTCCAGACCGTGCAAGACGAATACGGCATCGAGGCACACTCCATCATCGGCATAAACGACATCATCGCATTCCTCGAAAAAGAAGAGAACCGCAAGGCGATTAACGCACCCGAGGGCATTCTCGAACGCGTGCACGCCTACCGCGAAAAATGGGGCGCGAAGTAG